From Brassica oleracea var. oleracea cultivar TO1000 chromosome C3, BOL, whole genome shotgun sequence, a single genomic window includes:
- the LOC106335852 gene encoding polyadenylate-binding protein-interacting protein 4-like isoform X4: protein MSGEDGSLKRHSRDSLVYLTTCMIGHLVQAHLKNGSVYSGIFHAADVDKDFGIVLKMASLVKDGTFRKPPYKTFIIPADELVQVVAKDLSVVSDGKLNAVQREKSVELLTDSSISKPCRVVQRSERKPRVLDGEAPEGLDNVFDESCKSEEQVLKATPLMVSFQLKVQESTSLVQTVEEENSPGKESAEAPPSSMSSSQLTYRPEEWKEEGIKSFFKVATGASREAAIACLSNCKWNQDDAISYFFGDYTEAIQDSTSPVKESAEALSSSMSSIVKSFCDVVIVASRKDAEACLSHCKWNQEDAISYFFGEYTEANPEIAWSQAGESQPFQNETNADQSCSIPGDHAGHLPSEQRSKDFPPQDSSTSESQLGERRNNNNPEGAHSNRTPEKSVSGSGHGDIKEGGGGTSASKTVAENERQVSQVSGETKSESAFGQSDSRRISESGPAPPTSTRPGLSPSSSISSLPSPEKSTLNPNAKCEQFKATMSVEDGSLKRHSRDSLVYLTTCMIGHLVEAHLKNGSIYSGIFHAADVKKDFGIVLKMASLVKDGTLPGHKSRSQFVRKPPYKTFIIPADELLQVVAKDLSVFSDGKLKAVQSEKSVELLTDSSISKSCRVDQGRELKPWVPDGEAPEGLDNVFDKPWKRGGWDQFKVNQERFGVKSTFNEEMYTTPLDRGLRTRELEEKAGEIAREIEGENTGDLHVAEERGLQVNEKFDTDEEAKYSAVRRVDGFDDSGFDEEDEKLLDTCNDQTFGGSSTSIVQKPASSSGQKPTSSSGKGYGGESCSISDDHAGHLPSEQRSKDFPAQGSSISERQLGERRNNNNPEVARSNRSPEASVSGHGGSGDLLRKYCVWNIDIEEGANLGGGGTSSASMTVAEKERQVSQVSGERKSEISFGQSASRRGSESGPAPSASTRPGLSSPSSSISSLPSSEKSILNPNAKEFKPSQSPAPVRPQSPIAGGSFYYAAPTPPVQQMPVMPAGYGIQPQYPGQQQLLRYPGHEYPQTYYPPNAPPQYQQWQQLMMQGQELMMQGQQPRPPDMIYMPLPPPYQPGNPHNQG from the exons ATGAGTGGGGAAGACGGAAGCTTGAAGAGGCATTCGCGTGATAGTTTAGTGTACCTCACAACATGTATGATTGGGCATCTCGTGCAAGCGCATCTAAAAAATGGATCGGTTTATAGTGGTATATTTCATGCTGCTGATGTGGACAAGGATTTTG GAATTGTTCTAAAGATGGCATCCTTGGTTAAAGACGGTACTTTCAGAAAGCCACCGTACAAGACATTCATTATTCCTGCGGATGAGCTTGTGCAAGTTGTTGCTAAG GATCTCTCCGTAGTGAGTGACGGCAAGTTAAATGCCGTTCAGAGGGAGAAGTCGGTGGAGCTTTTGACGGATTCTTCTATATCGAAGCCTTGTCGTGTTGTTCAGAGAAGCGAGCGAAAACCCAGGGTACTTGACGGTGAAGCTCCTGAGGGTCTGGATAATGTGTTTGATGAGTCTTGCAAAAG TGAAGAACAAGTGCTCAAAGCTACACCTCTAATGGTGTCATTTCAACTAAAG GTTCAAGAAAGTACAAGTCTTGTTCAAACTGTGGAAGAAGAAAATTCGCCCGGCAAGGAATCTGCTGAGGCGCCACCCTCAAGTATGAGTTCAAGTCAGCTGACGTATAGGCCTGAAGAGTGGAAAGAGGAAGGTATCAAATCATTCTTCAAAGTGGCGACTGGAGCGTCTCGAGAAGCCGCTATTGCTTGCCTCAGTAATTGCAAGTGGAATCAAGACGACGCCATCAGTTATTTCTTTGGAGATTACACAGAAGCT ATTCAAGATAGTACAAGTCCCGTTAAGGAATCTGCTGAGGCGCTGTCGTCAAGTATGAGTTCGATTGTCAAATCATTCTGCGATGTGGTTATTGTAGCGTCTAGAAAAGACGCAGAAGCTTGCCTTAGTCACTGCAAGTGGAATCAAGAAGACGCCATCAGTTATTTCTTTGGAGAATACACAGAAGCTAATCCTGAAATTGCGTGGTCTCAGGCA GGTGAGAGTCAGCCCTTTCAGAATGAAACAAATGCAGATCAGAGCTGCTCTATACCTGGTGATCACGCTGGTCACCTTCCCTCTGAACAGCGGTCCAAAGATTTTCCTCCCCAAGACAGCAGTACCAG TGAGAGCCAGTTGGGTGAGCGAAGAAACAACAATAATCCAGAGGGTGCCCACAGTAACAGA ACACCTGAGAAATCAGTTTCTGGTTCTGGTCATGGAG ACATCAAAGAAGGTGGCGGTGGAACCTCGGCGTCGAAGACTGTTGCTGAGAATGAAAGGCAAGTCAGTCAAGTTTCTGGTGAAACAAAATCTGAAAGCGCTTTTGGGCAGTCGGATTCTAGAAGAATTTCAGAGAGCGGCCCAGCTCCACCGACGTCAACTCGTCCTGGACTATCACCAAGCTCGTCAATTAGTTCGTTGCCCTCACCAGAAAAGTCCACTCTTAACCCGAATGCAAAG TGTGAACAGTTTAAGGCTACAATGAGTGTGGAAGATGGAAGCTTGAAGAGGCATTCACGGGATAGTTTAGTGTACCTCACGACATGTATGATTGGGCATCTCGTGGAAGCGCATCTTAAAAATGGATCGATTTATAGTGGTATATTTCATGCTGCTGATGTGAAGAAGGATTTTG GAATTGTTCTAAAGATGGCATCCCTGGTTAAAGACGGTACTTTACCAGGGCATAAATCTCGTTCCCAGTTTGTCAGAAAGCCACCTTACAAGACATTCATTATTCCTGCGGATGAGCTTCTGCAAGTTGTAGCTAAG GATCTCTCCGTATTCAGTGACGGCAAGTTAAAAGCCGTTCAGAGTGAGAAGTCGGTGGAGCTTTTGACGGATTCTTCTATATCAAAGTCCTGTCGTGTTGATCAGGGAAGAGAGCTAAAACCCTGGGTACCTGATGGTGAAGCTCCTGAGGGTCTGGATAATGTGTTTGATAAGCCTTGGAAACG TGGGGGATGGGATCAGTTTAAGGTGAATCAGGAACGGTTTGGAGTAAAGAGCACCTTCAATGAGGAAATGTATACCACACCACTTGACAGAGGTCTTCGGACTAGAGAGCTGGAAGAGAAAGCCGGAGAGATAGCGAGAGAGATTGAGGGTGAAAATACCGGAGATCTTCATGTAGCAGAG GAAAGAGGCCTTCAAGTTAATGAGAAATTTGACACTGACGAGGAAGCTAAATACTCAGCTGTCCGTCGAGTTGATGGATTTGATGATAGTGGGTTTGATGAGGAAGACGAGAAATTGCTGGACACTTGCAACGATCAGACTTTCGGTGGTTCATCTACTTCTATTGTCCAGAAGCCAGCTTCTTCTAGTGGCCAGAAGCCAACTTCTTCTAGTGGCAAGGGTTATGGG GGTGAGAGCTGCTCGATATCTGATGATCACGCTGGTCACCTTCCCTCTGAACAGCGGTCCAAGGATTTTCCAGCCCAAGGCAGCAGTATCAG TGAGAGGCAGTTGGGTGAGCGAAGAAACAACAATAATCCAGAGGTTGCCCGCAGTAACAGA TCACCTGAGGCATCAGTTTCTGGTCATGGAG GCAGTGGTGACCTGTTGAGAAAATATTGTGTTTGGAATATAGATATCGAAGAAGGTGCAAATCTTGGTGGTGGTGGAACCTCCTCGGCTTCGATGACTGTTGCTGAGAAAGAAAGGCAAGTCAGTCAAGTTTCTGGTGAAAGAAAATCTGAAATCTCTTTTGGTCAGTCGGCTTCTAGAAGAGGTTCAGAGAGCGGCCCAGCTCCGTCGGCGTCAACTCGTCCTGGACTATCATCACCAAGCTCGTCAATTAGTTCGTTGCCGTCATCAGAAAAGTCCATTCTTAACCCGAATGCAAAG GAATTCAAACCATCGCAATCACCAGCTCCTGTACGGCCTCAATCTCCAATTGCAGGTGGCTCATTCTACTACGCTGCTCCAACTCCACCGGTTCAGCAGATGCCTGTAATGCCTGCTGGTTATGGA ATTCAACCGCAATATCCTGGACAGCAGCAGCTTCTTCGTTATCCTGGCCACGAGTATCCTCAAACTTATTATCCTCCAAATGCACCGCCCCAG TATCAGCAGTGGCAACAGCTGATGATGCAAGGTCAGGAGCTGATGATGCAAGGTCAGCAACCTAGGCCGCCGGATATGATTTACATGCCGCTGCCTCCTCCTTACCAGCCG GGAAATCCACATAATCAAGGATGA
- the LOC106335852 gene encoding polyadenylate-binding protein-interacting protein 4-like isoform X5 yields MSIRVGRLQFKPLSEEQVLKATPLMVSFQLKVQESTSLVQTVEEENSPGKESAEAPPSSMSSSQLTYRPEEWKEEGIKSFFKVATGASREAAIACLSNCKWNQDDAISYFFGDYTEAIQDSTSPVKESAEALSSSMSSIVKSFCDVVIVASRKDAEACLSHCKWNQEDAISYFFGEYTEANPEIAWSQAGESQPFQNETNADQSCSIPGDHAGHLPSEQRSKDFPPQDSSTSESQLGERRNNNNPEGAHSNRTPEKSVSGSGHGGSGEPVKKMLCVWNIDIKEGGGGTSASKTVAENERQVSQVSGETKSESAFGQSDSRRISESGPAPPTSTRPGLSPSSSISSLPSPEKSTLNPNAKCEQFKATMSVEDGSLKRHSRDSLVYLTTCMIGHLVEAHLKNGSIYSGIFHAADVKKDFGIVLKMASLVKDGTLPGHKSRSQFVRKPPYKTFIIPADELLQVVAKDLSVFSDGKLKAVQSEKSVELLTDSSISKSCRVDQGRELKPWVPDGEAPEGLDNVFDKPWKRGGWDQFKVNQERFGVKSTFNEEMYTTPLDRGLRTRELEEKAGEIAREIEGENTGDLHVAEERGLQVNEKFDTDEEAKYSAVRRVDGFDDSGFDEEDEKLLDTCNDQTFGGSSTSIVQKPASSSGQKPTSSSGKGYGGESCSISDDHAGHLPSEQRSKDFPAQGSSISERQLGERRNNNNPEVARSNRSPEASVSGHGGSGDLLRKYCVWNIDIEEGANLGGGGTSSASMTVAEKERQVSQVSGERKSEISFGQSASRRGSESGPAPSASTRPGLSSPSSSISSLPSSEKSILNPNAKEFKPSQSPAPVRPQSPIAGGSFYYAAPTPPVQQMPVMPAGYGIQPQYPGQQQLLRYPGHEYPQTYYPPNAPPQYQQWQQLMMQGQELMMQGQQPRPPDMIYMPLPPPYQPGNPHNQG; encoded by the exons ATGTCCATAAGAGTAGGAAGACTGCAGTTTAAGCCTTTAAG TGAAGAACAAGTGCTCAAAGCTACACCTCTAATGGTGTCATTTCAACTAAAG GTTCAAGAAAGTACAAGTCTTGTTCAAACTGTGGAAGAAGAAAATTCGCCCGGCAAGGAATCTGCTGAGGCGCCACCCTCAAGTATGAGTTCAAGTCAGCTGACGTATAGGCCTGAAGAGTGGAAAGAGGAAGGTATCAAATCATTCTTCAAAGTGGCGACTGGAGCGTCTCGAGAAGCCGCTATTGCTTGCCTCAGTAATTGCAAGTGGAATCAAGACGACGCCATCAGTTATTTCTTTGGAGATTACACAGAAGCT ATTCAAGATAGTACAAGTCCCGTTAAGGAATCTGCTGAGGCGCTGTCGTCAAGTATGAGTTCGATTGTCAAATCATTCTGCGATGTGGTTATTGTAGCGTCTAGAAAAGACGCAGAAGCTTGCCTTAGTCACTGCAAGTGGAATCAAGAAGACGCCATCAGTTATTTCTTTGGAGAATACACAGAAGCTAATCCTGAAATTGCGTGGTCTCAGGCA GGTGAGAGTCAGCCCTTTCAGAATGAAACAAATGCAGATCAGAGCTGCTCTATACCTGGTGATCACGCTGGTCACCTTCCCTCTGAACAGCGGTCCAAAGATTTTCCTCCCCAAGACAGCAGTACCAG TGAGAGCCAGTTGGGTGAGCGAAGAAACAACAATAATCCAGAGGGTGCCCACAGTAACAGA ACACCTGAGAAATCAGTTTCTGGTTCTGGTCATGGAG GCAGTGGCGAACCTGTTAAGAAAATGTTGTGTGTTTGGAATATAGACATCAAAGAAGGTGGCGGTGGAACCTCGGCGTCGAAGACTGTTGCTGAGAATGAAAGGCAAGTCAGTCAAGTTTCTGGTGAAACAAAATCTGAAAGCGCTTTTGGGCAGTCGGATTCTAGAAGAATTTCAGAGAGCGGCCCAGCTCCACCGACGTCAACTCGTCCTGGACTATCACCAAGCTCGTCAATTAGTTCGTTGCCCTCACCAGAAAAGTCCACTCTTAACCCGAATGCAAAG TGTGAACAGTTTAAGGCTACAATGAGTGTGGAAGATGGAAGCTTGAAGAGGCATTCACGGGATAGTTTAGTGTACCTCACGACATGTATGATTGGGCATCTCGTGGAAGCGCATCTTAAAAATGGATCGATTTATAGTGGTATATTTCATGCTGCTGATGTGAAGAAGGATTTTG GAATTGTTCTAAAGATGGCATCCCTGGTTAAAGACGGTACTTTACCAGGGCATAAATCTCGTTCCCAGTTTGTCAGAAAGCCACCTTACAAGACATTCATTATTCCTGCGGATGAGCTTCTGCAAGTTGTAGCTAAG GATCTCTCCGTATTCAGTGACGGCAAGTTAAAAGCCGTTCAGAGTGAGAAGTCGGTGGAGCTTTTGACGGATTCTTCTATATCAAAGTCCTGTCGTGTTGATCAGGGAAGAGAGCTAAAACCCTGGGTACCTGATGGTGAAGCTCCTGAGGGTCTGGATAATGTGTTTGATAAGCCTTGGAAACG TGGGGGATGGGATCAGTTTAAGGTGAATCAGGAACGGTTTGGAGTAAAGAGCACCTTCAATGAGGAAATGTATACCACACCACTTGACAGAGGTCTTCGGACTAGAGAGCTGGAAGAGAAAGCCGGAGAGATAGCGAGAGAGATTGAGGGTGAAAATACCGGAGATCTTCATGTAGCAGAG GAAAGAGGCCTTCAAGTTAATGAGAAATTTGACACTGACGAGGAAGCTAAATACTCAGCTGTCCGTCGAGTTGATGGATTTGATGATAGTGGGTTTGATGAGGAAGACGAGAAATTGCTGGACACTTGCAACGATCAGACTTTCGGTGGTTCATCTACTTCTATTGTCCAGAAGCCAGCTTCTTCTAGTGGCCAGAAGCCAACTTCTTCTAGTGGCAAGGGTTATGGG GGTGAGAGCTGCTCGATATCTGATGATCACGCTGGTCACCTTCCCTCTGAACAGCGGTCCAAGGATTTTCCAGCCCAAGGCAGCAGTATCAG TGAGAGGCAGTTGGGTGAGCGAAGAAACAACAATAATCCAGAGGTTGCCCGCAGTAACAGA TCACCTGAGGCATCAGTTTCTGGTCATGGAG GCAGTGGTGACCTGTTGAGAAAATATTGTGTTTGGAATATAGATATCGAAGAAGGTGCAAATCTTGGTGGTGGTGGAACCTCCTCGGCTTCGATGACTGTTGCTGAGAAAGAAAGGCAAGTCAGTCAAGTTTCTGGTGAAAGAAAATCTGAAATCTCTTTTGGTCAGTCGGCTTCTAGAAGAGGTTCAGAGAGCGGCCCAGCTCCGTCGGCGTCAACTCGTCCTGGACTATCATCACCAAGCTCGTCAATTAGTTCGTTGCCGTCATCAGAAAAGTCCATTCTTAACCCGAATGCAAAG GAATTCAAACCATCGCAATCACCAGCTCCTGTACGGCCTCAATCTCCAATTGCAGGTGGCTCATTCTACTACGCTGCTCCAACTCCACCGGTTCAGCAGATGCCTGTAATGCCTGCTGGTTATGGA ATTCAACCGCAATATCCTGGACAGCAGCAGCTTCTTCGTTATCCTGGCCACGAGTATCCTCAAACTTATTATCCTCCAAATGCACCGCCCCAG TATCAGCAGTGGCAACAGCTGATGATGCAAGGTCAGGAGCTGATGATGCAAGGTCAGCAACCTAGGCCGCCGGATATGATTTACATGCCGCTGCCTCCTCCTTACCAGCCG GGAAATCCACATAATCAAGGATGA